A single window of Oreochromis aureus strain Israel breed Guangdong linkage group 5, ZZ_aureus, whole genome shotgun sequence DNA harbors:
- the myorg gene encoding myogenesis-regulating glycosidase: MYQVVPGGAGGTITDVIPKQKLSKDTRPLVGAGVIGLVLVIAAVTAWCYYIASLRKAELLKTELLDLNKDGYIIRNQGGSIVFRMDFRSGTLDLDSCTKEGEILSCVRTTDRKLIFFIETVRPKDTVQCYRVRWEEVVPDIPVEHAMTYKFAHWYGGAVSAVQHWPISISGQQAPKPFVTSDIYSNRDEFGGILESYWISSNATAIKINNSVPFHLGWNDTEKTMYFQARYNDSSFKPNPGEMPCAELSYRVCVGSDVTSIHKYMVRRYFNKPNKVPAEVMFRHPSWSTWALHKTDIDQEKLLKYAANIRKYNFNCSQIELDDGYSRRYGDFEFDPVKFPNASAMFHKLKSDDFMVSLWIHPFVNHDSENFHTCVERGLFVREPTGRLSALVRWWNGIGGILDFTNPETRDWFASQLRSLRSRYGVSSFKFEAGEANYLPWKFKTLESIRDPSIFTRRYTEMASLYNDRAEARSGYQSQNISCFFRPIDRDSVWGYELGLKSVIPAVLTISILGYQFILPDMIGGNAYVNRTYGNRGLPDRELYIRWLELSAFMPSMQFSIPPWEYGDDVVEIARKYTALHESLVAPRVLELASEVLSTGDPIIRPVWWIATGDETAYKIDSQFLIGDDLMVAPVLEPGKQERDIYLPAGHWRSYKGERFDIKEPLHLTDYPVDLDEIAYFLWV; this comes from the exons ATGTACCAAGTGGTGCCAGGCGGAGCGGGGGGCACAATTACAGATGTTATCCCCAAGCAGAAACTCAGCAAGGACACTCGACCCTTAGTTGGAGCTGGAGTAATCGGGCTGGTGCTGGTGATTGCAGCTGTGACTGCGTGGTGTTACTACATAGCCTCTTTACGCAAAGCGGAGCTGCTTAAGACTGAGCTGCTGGATCTGAATAAAGATGGCTACATCATCCGAAACCAGGGAGGGTCTATTGTTTTCAGAATGGATTTCAG GTCAGGAACCCTTGATTTAGATTCCTGCACTAAAGAAGGTGAGATTCTGAGCTGCGTCCGCACCACAGACAGAAAACTGATCTTTTTCATCGAGACAGTACGGCCCAAGGATACTGTCCAATGCTACCGTGTGCGCTGGGAGGAAGTGGTTCCTGACATTCCCGTAGAGCATGCAATGACATACAAGTTTGCACACTGGTATGGAGGCGCAGTGTCAGCAGTTCAGCACTGGCCTATTTCTATTTCTGGCCAACAGGCTCCAAAACCATTTGTTACTAGTGACATCTACTCGAATCGTGATGAGTTCGGTGGAATTTTAGAGAGTTACTGGATTTCATCTAATGCCACTGCCATCAAGATCAATAACTCTGTGCCCTTCCATTTGGGTTGGAATGACACAGAGAAGACCATGTACTTCCAAGCACGGTATAATGATAGTTCCTTTAAGCCAAACCCAGGGGAGATGCCATGTGCGGAACTTAGCTACAGAGTTTGTGTGGGATCGGATGTAACATCCATACACAAGTACATGGTCCGCAGATACTTCAACAAGCCAAACAAAGTGCCTGCCGAAGTTATGTTTCGCCATCCCAGTTGGTCAACATGGGCATTACATAAAACTGACATTGACCAAGAAAAGCTTTTGAAATATGCTGCGAACATTCGAAAGTATAACTTCAATTGTAGCCAAATAGAACTAGATGATGGCTATTCCCGTCGCTATGGGGACTTTGAGTTTGACCCGGTTAAGTTCCCCAATGCCTCCGCTATGTTTCATAAGCTGAAATCAGATGATTTTATGGTGTCTCTCTGGATTCACCCTTTTGTTAATCATGATTCAGAAAATTTCCACACCTGTGTAGAGAGGGGATTGTTTGTCCGAGAGCCTACAGGCCGACTGTCAGCCTTAGTGCGTTGGTGGAATGGCATTGGTGGCATCTTGGATTTCACAAACCCTGAAACCCGTGATTGGTTTGCCTCCCAGTTACGTTCACTGCGATCCAGGTATGGGGTGTCCTCTTTTAAATTTGAGGCAGGAGAGGCTAACTACTTACCATGGAAATTTAAGACTTTGGAATCCATTCGGGACCCGAGTATTTTCACAAGACGTTACACAGAAATGGCTAGCCTGTACAATGACAGAGCTGAAGCGCGCAGTGGTTACCAGTCCCAGAACATATCCTGCTTTTTCAGACCAATTGACAGAGACTCAGTTTGGGGCTATGAGTTGGGTCTCAAATCTGTTATTCCTGCAGTGCTCACCATCAGCATTCTGGGCTACCAGTTCATTTTACCAGATATGATTGGAGGGAATGCGTATGTGAACCGCACATATGGAAATCGTGGATTACCTGACCGAGAACTTTATATCCGCTGGTTGGAGCTATCAGCCTTCATGCCCTCTATGCAGTTTTCTATTCCACCGTGGGAATACGGCGATGATGTAGTTGAAATTGCTCGGAAATACACCGCCCTTCATGAAAGTCTTGTGGCACCAAGGGTCCTGGAGCTGGCCAGCGAGGTGCTGAGCACTGGGGACCCAATCATACGTCCAGTGTGGTGGATTGCCACaggtgatgagacagcctataAAATTGACTCCCAGTTCCTGATTGGGGATGACCTCATGGTAGCCCCAGTTTTAGAGCCTGGAAAGCAAGAGAGAGACATCTACCTCCCAGCTGGCCATTGGAGAAGCTACAAGGGGGAGAGATTTGATATCAAGGAACCATTGCACCTCACAGACTATCCTGTAGACCTGGATGAAATTGCCTATTTTCTTTGGGTGTAG
- the LOC120440404 gene encoding uncharacterized protein LOC120440404 isoform X3: MVPQLYITVYNEQFRSPGTVKRAQLRPTSAHRRNNPQPRADFLFPRSLQSNNRSAHALLHPLPPVDFGRPLFPPVRHFSFHGPVTTCSDSYLNTTDKTQHMPPVNPSTVQAMPSADKLQKLQPTEPTASTDIHLSTALKSPHSRLGYQKHVHPLSTQQLRQNTAAPLQTRAQTPAAPRSFARTKYQRCCSNSSRDNSGCYSCFHVVKPYQAGHYIIHPEFVSESLY; this comes from the exons atggttcCCCAACTATACATCACAGTGTACAATGAACAGTTCAGATCTCCAGGCACAGTGAAAAGAGCACAACTTCGACCGACCTCTGCCCACCGTAGGAACAACCCTCAGCCCCGGGCG GACTTTCTGTTTCCCAGGAGCCTTCAGTCAAACAATAGGTCAGCCCATGCACTTCTTCATCCCTTGCCCCCTGTGGACTTCGGCCGCCCTCTTTTCCCCCCTgtcagacatttttcatttcacgGTCCTGTTACAACTTGTTCTGACAGCTATCTAAATACAACCgacaaaacacaacacatgcCCCCTGTCAACCCATCAACAGTACAAGCCATGCCCTCTGCTGATAAACTGCAGAAACTACAACCGACTGAGCCTACCGCCAGCACTGACATCCACCTCAGCACTGCTTTGAAGAGCCCACATAG CAGACTGGGTTATCAAAAGCATGTCCATCCACTCTCAACACAACAGCTCAG GCAAAATACAGCTGCTCCGCTTCAAACAAGGGCCCAGACTCCTGCAGCTCCTCGCAGCTTTGCACGGACAAAATACCAGAGGTGCTGTTCTAACAGCAGCCGGGATAACAG TGGTTGCTACAGCTGTTTCCATGTGGTGAAGCCCTACCAAGCTGGACACTACATCATACACCCAGAGTTTGTGTCTGAAAGCCTTTATTAG
- the LOC120440404 gene encoding uncharacterized protein LOC120440404 isoform X1: MVPQLYITVYNEQFRSPGTVKRAQLRPTSAHRRNNPQPRADFLFPRSLQSNNRSAHALLHPLPPVDFGRPLFPPVRHFSFHGPVTTCSDSYLNTTDKTQHMPPVNPSTVQAMPSADKLQKLQPTEPTASTDIHLSTALKSPHSRLGYQKHVHPLSTQQLRQNTAAPLQTRAQTPAAPRSFARTKYQRCCSNSSRDNSSGCYSCFHVVKPYQAGHYIIHPEFVSESLY, from the exons atggttcCCCAACTATACATCACAGTGTACAATGAACAGTTCAGATCTCCAGGCACAGTGAAAAGAGCACAACTTCGACCGACCTCTGCCCACCGTAGGAACAACCCTCAGCCCCGGGCG GACTTTCTGTTTCCCAGGAGCCTTCAGTCAAACAATAGGTCAGCCCATGCACTTCTTCATCCCTTGCCCCCTGTGGACTTCGGCCGCCCTCTTTTCCCCCCTgtcagacatttttcatttcacgGTCCTGTTACAACTTGTTCTGACAGCTATCTAAATACAACCgacaaaacacaacacatgcCCCCTGTCAACCCATCAACAGTACAAGCCATGCCCTCTGCTGATAAACTGCAGAAACTACAACCGACTGAGCCTACCGCCAGCACTGACATCCACCTCAGCACTGCTTTGAAGAGCCCACATAG CAGACTGGGTTATCAAAAGCATGTCCATCCACTCTCAACACAACAGCTCAG GCAAAATACAGCTGCTCCGCTTCAAACAAGGGCCCAGACTCCTGCAGCTCCTCGCAGCTTTGCACGGACAAAATACCAGAGGTGCTGTTCTAACAGCAGCCGGGATAACAG CAGTGGTTGCTACAGCTGTTTCCATGTGGTGAAGCCCTACCAAGCTGGACACTACATCATACACCCAGAGTTTGTGTCTGAAAGCCTTTATTAG
- the LOC120440404 gene encoding uncharacterized protein LOC120440404 isoform X2, protein MVPQLYITVYNEQFRSPGTVKRAQLRPTSAHRRNNPQPRADFLFPRSLQSNNRSAHALLHPLPPVDFGRPLFPPVRHFSFHGPVTTCSDSYLNTTDKTQHMPPVNPSTVQAMPSADKLQKLQPTEPTASTDIHLSTALKSPHRLGYQKHVHPLSTQQLRQNTAAPLQTRAQTPAAPRSFARTKYQRCCSNSSRDNSSGCYSCFHVVKPYQAGHYIIHPEFVSESLY, encoded by the exons atggttcCCCAACTATACATCACAGTGTACAATGAACAGTTCAGATCTCCAGGCACAGTGAAAAGAGCACAACTTCGACCGACCTCTGCCCACCGTAGGAACAACCCTCAGCCCCGGGCG GACTTTCTGTTTCCCAGGAGCCTTCAGTCAAACAATAGGTCAGCCCATGCACTTCTTCATCCCTTGCCCCCTGTGGACTTCGGCCGCCCTCTTTTCCCCCCTgtcagacatttttcatttcacgGTCCTGTTACAACTTGTTCTGACAGCTATCTAAATACAACCgacaaaacacaacacatgcCCCCTGTCAACCCATCAACAGTACAAGCCATGCCCTCTGCTGATAAACTGCAGAAACTACAACCGACTGAGCCTACCGCCAGCACTGACATCCACCTCAGCACTGCTTTGAAGAGCCCACATAG ACTGGGTTATCAAAAGCATGTCCATCCACTCTCAACACAACAGCTCAG GCAAAATACAGCTGCTCCGCTTCAAACAAGGGCCCAGACTCCTGCAGCTCCTCGCAGCTTTGCACGGACAAAATACCAGAGGTGCTGTTCTAACAGCAGCCGGGATAACAG CAGTGGTTGCTACAGCTGTTTCCATGTGGTGAAGCCCTACCAAGCTGGACACTACATCATACACCCAGAGTTTGTGTCTGAAAGCCTTTATTAG
- the LOC120440404 gene encoding uncharacterized protein LOC120440404 isoform X5, whose amino-acid sequence MVPQLYITVYNEQFRSPGTVKRAQLRPTSAHRRNNPQPRADFLFPRSLQSNNRSAHALLHPLPPVDFGRPLFPPVRHFSFHGPVTTCSDSYLNTTDKTQHMPPVNPSTVQAMPSADKLQKLQPTEPTASTDIHLSTALKSPHRVILFAADWVIKSMSIHSQHNSSGKIQLLRFKQGPRLLQLLAALHGQNTRGAVLTAAGITVVATAVSMW is encoded by the exons atggttcCCCAACTATACATCACAGTGTACAATGAACAGTTCAGATCTCCAGGCACAGTGAAAAGAGCACAACTTCGACCGACCTCTGCCCACCGTAGGAACAACCCTCAGCCCCGGGCG GACTTTCTGTTTCCCAGGAGCCTTCAGTCAAACAATAGGTCAGCCCATGCACTTCTTCATCCCTTGCCCCCTGTGGACTTCGGCCGCCCTCTTTTCCCCCCTgtcagacatttttcatttcacgGTCCTGTTACAACTTGTTCTGACAGCTATCTAAATACAACCgacaaaacacaacacatgcCCCCTGTCAACCCATCAACAGTACAAGCCATGCCCTCTGCTGATAAACTGCAGAAACTACAACCGACTGAGCCTACCGCCAGCACTGACATCCACCTCAGCACTGCTTTGAAGAGCCCACATAG AGTGATTCTCTTTGCAGCAGACTGGGTTATCAAAAGCATGTCCATCCACTCTCAACACAACAGCTCAG GCAAAATACAGCTGCTCCGCTTCAAACAAGGGCCCAGACTCCTGCAGCTCCTCGCAGCTTTGCACGGACAAAATACCAGAGGTGCTGTTCTAACAGCAGCCGGGATAACAG TGGTTGCTACAGCTGTTTCCATGTGGTGA
- the LOC120440404 gene encoding uncharacterized protein LOC120440404 isoform X4, with protein MVPQLYITVYNEQFRSPGTVKRAQLRPTSAHRRNNPQPRADFLFPRSLQSNNRSAHALLHPLPPVDFGRPLFPPVRHFSFHGPVTTCSDSYLNTTDKTQHMPPVNPSTVQAMPSADKLQKLQPTEPTASTDIHLSTALKSPHRVILFAADWVIKSMSIHSQHNSSGKIQLLRFKQGPRLLQLLAALHGQNTRGAVLTAAGITAVVATAVSMW; from the exons atggttcCCCAACTATACATCACAGTGTACAATGAACAGTTCAGATCTCCAGGCACAGTGAAAAGAGCACAACTTCGACCGACCTCTGCCCACCGTAGGAACAACCCTCAGCCCCGGGCG GACTTTCTGTTTCCCAGGAGCCTTCAGTCAAACAATAGGTCAGCCCATGCACTTCTTCATCCCTTGCCCCCTGTGGACTTCGGCCGCCCTCTTTTCCCCCCTgtcagacatttttcatttcacgGTCCTGTTACAACTTGTTCTGACAGCTATCTAAATACAACCgacaaaacacaacacatgcCCCCTGTCAACCCATCAACAGTACAAGCCATGCCCTCTGCTGATAAACTGCAGAAACTACAACCGACTGAGCCTACCGCCAGCACTGACATCCACCTCAGCACTGCTTTGAAGAGCCCACATAG AGTGATTCTCTTTGCAGCAGACTGGGTTATCAAAAGCATGTCCATCCACTCTCAACACAACAGCTCAG GCAAAATACAGCTGCTCCGCTTCAAACAAGGGCCCAGACTCCTGCAGCTCCTCGCAGCTTTGCACGGACAAAATACCAGAGGTGCTGTTCTAACAGCAGCCGGGATAACAG CAGTGGTTGCTACAGCTGTTTCCATGTGGTGA
- the zgc:109965 gene encoding nicalin-1, which produces MLLRTAAIALLLCVQSLHGSALPAVSSYEFTAYRMQQYNLGQHKYGCRGAIVVAEARSAEEPSLTRRCVIMKVEDFTTEKYSEAQRQNAAAILILLPQNISSIPHNAVESFMVSESETLQKETLMPVYVAPEDEQLLYMYEEVKQAAATRTSSIFVRVLRSMVTATAFQILVINNAPIKATTDNAIITLEGVLLGAVEDAPTIVIAAHYDSYGLAPWLSYGADSNAGGVTILIELARLFQKLYSSPRTRPQFNLMFSLTGGGKYNFLGTKRWIEENLDHAESSLLHDNVALVLCLDTLANGDELYMHVSRPPKPDTPMQSFIQQLEEVVSSRFPWVKVGLVHKKINLVESTVAWEHERYSLRRILGFTLSHLEDPKSELRGSILDTMSKVDFRKLKRNGIIIAEALARYMYNLSDKGSPKDVQVFKGQLDIQDSRISSLMSFLTSVPRATQLLDKEPSHILLVNSLEHEFKRYLQQVHRHTFRQDKRDPDITFFDQMSQPIVMYRVKPAAFDLFLGGCIAAYLGIVYYAIQNFGFLYTKLKAAVKTKHH; this is translated from the exons ATGTTGCTGAGGACAGCTGCCATTGCACTGCTGCTTTGCGTGCAGTCTCTGCATGGCTCCGCTCTCCCTGCCGTGTCGTCCTATGAGTTCACTGCCTATAGGATGCAACAGTACAACCTGGGACAGCATAAGTATG GCTGTCGTGGAGCCATTGTTGTTGCAGAGGCACGCTCAGCAGAAGAGCCGTCGCTAACCCGCCGCTGTGTGATAATGAAGGTGGAAGACTTCACTACAGAAAAATACTCCGAGGCCCAGAGACAAAATGCAGCTGCCATCCTGATCCTGCTGCCCCAAAATATCTCCAGTATCCCTCACAATGCAGTAGAG TCCTTTATGGTGAGTGAAAGCGAGACCTTGCAGAAGGAGACTCTCATGCCAGTGTATGTGGCACCTGAGGATGAACAGCTGCTCTACATGTATGAGGAGGTTAAACAGGCTGCAGCCACCCGGACATCATCCATTTTTGTCAGAG TCCTCCGCAGTATGGTCACGGCTACAGCTTTTCAGATTTTAGTGATCAACAATGCCCCAATTAAGGCCACCACTGACAATGCTATAATCACACTGGAG GGAGTTCTTCTAGGAGCAGTAGAGGATGCACCCACTATAGTCATCGCAGCCCACTATGACTCTTATGGGCTTGCCCCT TGGTTGTCTTATGGAGCAGACTCAAACGCCGGTGGTGTCACAATCCTAATTGAGTTGGCCCGTCTCTTCCAAAAACTCTACAGTAGTCCCAGAACCAGACCACA atttaatttaatgttcTCCTTGACCGGAGGAGGAAAATACAATTTCCTTGGAACAAAGAGGTGGATTGAAGAGAATTTAGACCACGCTG AGTCCAGCCTTCTCCATGACAATGTGGCATTGGTCCTGTGCTTGGATACACTAGCCAATGGCGATGAGCTGTACATGCACGTCTCCCGCCCTCCTAAACCTGACACGCCAATGCAGTCTTTCATTCAACAACTGGAGGAG gtggtttcctccagatttcccTGGGTGAAGGTGGGGTTGGTTCATAAAAAGATCAATCTTGTGGAGTCTACTGTAGCCTGGGAGCATGAGCGCTACAGCCTACGCAGGATCCTGGGCTTCACTCTGTCTCATCTGGAAGATCCTAAATCTGAACTTCGTGGCTCTATACTAGACACCAT GTCAAAAGTGGATTTCCGGAAACTTAAACGTAATGGCATCATCATAGCAGAAGCGCTGGCCCGCTACATGTACAATCTCTCTGACAAG GGTTCACCGAAGGATGTGCAAGTTTTCAAGGGCCAGCTG GACATTCAGGACAGTCGTATCTCCAGTTTGATGTCCTTCCTGACATCAGTCCCTCGGGCTACTCAGCTGCTGGATAAGGAACCCAGTCATATCTTGCTGGTCAACTCACTGGAGCACGAATTCAAGCGCTATCTGCAGCAAGTCCACAGACACACCTTCCGACAGGACAAGAG GGATCCTGATATTACCTTCTTTGATCAAATGAGCCAACCAATAGTCATGTACAG AGTGAAGCCTGCAGCCTTTGATCTGTTCCTGGGAGGCTGCATTGCTGCTTACCTGGGTATTGTTTACTATGCAATCCAG AATTTCGGTTTTCTCTACACAAAACTAAAAGCAGCAGTTAAAACGAAGCACCACTGA
- the fam219aa gene encoding protein FAM219A isoform X1: MMEEIDRFQVPPVNGETQPLDPAASSTSEAEPDTKGESVAMNYKPSPLQVQIEKQRDLARKGSVKNGTVGSPVNQQPKKNARTRLVVPNKGYSSLDQSPDEKPLVALDTDSDDDFDMSRYSSSGYSSAEVRCLRDQQINQDLNIQLLKDGYRLDEIPDDEDLDLIPPKAVNPTCMCCQAAPSTACQIQ; the protein is encoded by the exons ATGATGGAAGAAATCGACAGGTTCCAAGTGCCTCCAGTTAACGGAGAGACACAGCCTCTG GACCCCGCAGCATCTTCCACCTCAGAGGCAGAGCCTGACACTAAGGGAGAAAGTGTGGCCATGAACTACAAGCCCTCGCCACTGCAGGTCCAAATAG AGAAACAGAGGGACCTTGCCAGGAAGGGATCGGTGAAGAATGGCACCGTGGGAAGTCCTGTCAATCAACAACCCAAGAAGAATGCCAGGACAAG GCTGGTGGTACCAAACAAAGGCTACTCCTCCTTAGACCAGAGCCCAGATGAGAAGCCTCTGGTAGCGTTGGACACAGACAG TGACGATGACTTTGACATGTCCAGATACTCCTCATCAGGATATTCCTCAGCCGAGGTGAGATGTCTGAGGGACCAG CAGATCAACCAGGACCTGAACATCCAGCTTCTGAAGGACGGTTACCGACTCGATGAGATTCCGGATGATGAGGATCTGGATCTGATCCCTCCTAAAGCAGTCAACCCCACTTGTATGTGCTGCCAGGCTGCTCCCTCCACAGCCTGTCAAATCCAGTAG
- the fam219aa gene encoding protein FAM219A isoform X2, with product MMEEIDRFQVPPVNGETQPLDPAASSTSEAEPDTKGESVAMNYKPSPLQVQIEKQRDLARKGSVKNGTVGSPVNQQPKKNARTRLVVPNKGYSSLDQSPDEKPLVALDTDSDDDFDMSRYSSSGYSSAEQINQDLNIQLLKDGYRLDEIPDDEDLDLIPPKAVNPTCMCCQAAPSTACQIQ from the exons ATGATGGAAGAAATCGACAGGTTCCAAGTGCCTCCAGTTAACGGAGAGACACAGCCTCTG GACCCCGCAGCATCTTCCACCTCAGAGGCAGAGCCTGACACTAAGGGAGAAAGTGTGGCCATGAACTACAAGCCCTCGCCACTGCAGGTCCAAATAG AGAAACAGAGGGACCTTGCCAGGAAGGGATCGGTGAAGAATGGCACCGTGGGAAGTCCTGTCAATCAACAACCCAAGAAGAATGCCAGGACAAG GCTGGTGGTACCAAACAAAGGCTACTCCTCCTTAGACCAGAGCCCAGATGAGAAGCCTCTGGTAGCGTTGGACACAGACAG TGACGATGACTTTGACATGTCCAGATACTCCTCATCAGGATATTCCTCAGCCGAG CAGATCAACCAGGACCTGAACATCCAGCTTCTGAAGGACGGTTACCGACTCGATGAGATTCCGGATGATGAGGATCTGGATCTGATCCCTCCTAAAGCAGTCAACCCCACTTGTATGTGCTGCCAGGCTGCTCCCTCCACAGCCTGTCAAATCCAGTAG